The Haloprofundus salinisoli region GGATTGGTGACGTCGTGGGCGTACACCGAGAGGCCGGTCTCGGAGGGGTAGATGCGCATCTCGAACCAGCTCTCTCGGGGCGGGTAATGCGCCTCGAACGTGACGGGGTCCTGCGTCTCCATCGCTCGCTCGTGCTCCCACTGGAACGGGGTGTCGGCCATCTCGGGGAACTCCTCCCAGATGACCGTCCCGCGGAGTGTCTCGATGTCCCGCCCGAACAGGGTTTCGGCTCGGTCGTTGAGGTACGTGAATCGCCAGTCTTCGTCGAGCGCAAAAACCGCGTCGGAGACGCGCTCGAAGACCGCTTCGGGAGAACTTTGACGAGGATGTTCACCCGGCGTCTCGGGGTCTGTCATTGGGTGTACTCACTGGTGGAGCAATATGGGCATTACGCACGTCTCTTGTAGCTCGTTCCGATCTCCTCCCGTGCTCCTCTCGCTGTGCGGCGACCGCTGAAGCAACTGCTCGCCGTCGACGGCGGAGCGTTCGGGCTGTGGACCGGCCGGGGCGTCTACGCCGCCCATCTCGGTACCGTCGCCTACCGAGGCGTACTGAACGCGACCGACGGGCGGTACGGAGACGAGAGTTCGGATACTCGAGGCTCACCCATCGAAGCCGAACGTGAAGTCACGCCGTTGCGTCGTTTTCGCTTTCGAACCTAAAGCGTGTATTCTACGAGCGAGACTCCGCACGCCCGTCCTTCGCGGAGTCAGAGAACAGCGCACCCAGCAGTTTGGAGAGACCGATCCGGATGTGCTGGTGGAACGTCGGCGCAGACACGCCGAGCGATTCGGCGACGGCCTTCCCGGAGCTGTCGCGCGGCCAGTTGAAGAAGCCGGCGAGGTACGCGGTTTCGAGCACCGCTCGCTGGCGCTCGGTTAGCTCCTCCGACACCGCCGTCTGAATCTGCTGTGCGGACCGGTCGCGGCGGGTCGTCTGCCGCTGTGCGACCACCTCGGCGTCGGGGTACGCCTCTTGTATCGCCTCGCTCAACCGCCACACCTCGGCGTTCGGCGGGAGGTGGACCACGAGGTGGAAGTCGCCGTCCTCGATGGTCGCCTCCTCGATGTAGCCGCCCTGCGAGGCCAGCGTCGAGATGATCGGTGGCTTCGTGAGGTGGAGTTCGAACTGCGCGGACCCCGGGACCTCGCTGATTATCTTGAAGCTCTCGAAGTGGGGGACCTCCTCGACGAGGCCCGGGAGCGAGTCGATCTCCGCTTCGACGACGGTCCCGTAGGCGAGGTAGGAGTCGTCGCCGATGGGGACCACGCGGTCGAAGGTGATGGAACCGCCCGGAATCTCGGAGACGCCGATCTGCTGTAACATCTTCTCGACTCGGAATCGGACCTCGGTGACGTCGTCGCTCATCAGGGCCGCCTTCCGGTCGAGCGCGGCGACGGCGTGGCCGATAATTTCGCCGAGTTGGCGTATCACCGCGTACTCCTCCCCCTCGAAGGCGTACGGCCGCGCGGCGTACACGTTCAACACGCCGTACAGGAGACCCTCGTGGGCGATGGGAATCGCCGCAGACGACTCGAAGCCGTATTCGAGAGCGCGCTCTCGCCAGTGCTCGTAGTCGGGGTTCTCGGGAATCTGCTGGGCGACCTGCACCTCCTGCGTCCGAATCGCCTTTCCCGTCGGTCCGTTGGCCGTTTCGCTCCCA contains the following coding sequences:
- a CDS encoding bacterio-opsin activator domain-containing protein, whose product is MSGDELDILLIEDNLGDVRLIEEYLREPIGAAAQDGASEAHSVPSLRRADCLTAGLELLDSRDVDVVLLDLGLPESQGLETLETVLEHTAHMPIVVLTGLKDEAVGLQAVEQGAQEYLVKDELTSALLQRSLRYAIERQNRERRLAHQREQLAALNHLNAVVRDINEALVQQSTRDEIEQLVCDRLAASESYRFAWVGSLDRNSQEVTVRAKAGAEGYLDNVTITADGSETANGPTGKAIRTQEVQVAQQIPENPDYEHWRERALEYGFESSAAIPIAHEGLLYGVLNVYAARPYAFEGEEYAVIRQLGEIIGHAVAALDRKAALMSDDVTEVRFRVEKMLQQIGVSEIPGGSITFDRVVPIGDDSYLAYGTVVEAEIDSLPGLVEEVPHFESFKIISEVPGSAQFELHLTKPPIISTLASQGGYIEEATIEDGDFHLVVHLPPNAEVWRLSEAIQEAYPDAEVVAQRQTTRRDRSAQQIQTAVSEELTERQRAVLETAYLAGFFNWPRDSSGKAVAESLGVSAPTFHQHIRIGLSKLLGALFSDSAKDGRAESRS